From a region of the Butyrivibrio sp. AE3004 genome:
- a CDS encoding insulinase family protein, whose amino-acid sequence MKKKIIATLISLSLVVGCGTAAPSKDLSDKKDSAVKDAVESTENSEDDSAGTDESVEAGDLEEAEDSVKTDDSEENNDSAEADDADDKIDSEMVVGETYHGFKLNDMYSSRFLSSDIYTFKHEKSGADLVYTKNSDPEVSFCIAYRTPYIDETDTNHVFEHAILSSSAKYPSKNLFFDIINKSYNTYVNAHTDLLTTYYPVSSMSQDQLMTMMDAYMSCMVEPDILKDEKIFDREAIRLELADPEGDITINGTVYAEDYGFLTNKNNCSINVLLDNLFPNQIASNMIGMSEYHYDDLTYEHTIETYERCYHFDNSLISLYGNLDIDRFLEFLDEEYLSKYEVYGTDLSEYKDPRTEDGYVEKVEYIPAYEGDSVTDSGRIFYAIDLEDADPDDLLKWDFLTTVLSNDSSCMNKKLLEEGISNPVSVGIMTDLQKPVLIFSMDYANEDQMQTLKEIAKYTIDDVAQNGVSKEIFEADIKYTELSTVFIRDASNVGVNLSRVFNDYWAITGKVDYYEEYERILDELIADTDQENFKRLAESIKNPARSVLVASIPKPGLAEEHDNELQEYLKTKKEKMTEEEILELVEKTNEFNEWNQEELSNNDFLIDIEKLPEYKTASFEKRQEDGITYYLGDVDAKKGGYYELYFDLSKLSKEEIRTLMLYMDFMFEVGTSKYNKDELGLLESEYLNGFSHGLFYPTDDSEEYHRPMLKVLWRGLNQDFDKALELVTNVIIETDLNDKINIGHVISQNRESYNLAKTDAYYYAYYYAMASGTTTLSDTQRFDLDIHDPEFYKYISEIDDGIQKDVSTLDKLAEDIDTIRKKVFTKSNLIFVSAADKTENEDVVKSAAQILGKLNEGEDGKDVYQLPVFALKTGIILEESQNYTVFDADYRNDPDFRGAYLPFIYAASDKYVIPRIRFQMGAYSAGSNANTRCFELNAYTYSDPNVKDSIEVLKGIPEYIKTAELNKDDYRGYILNAYGEETRSEGIWNDVIRRIRRDILGVDEQGYVDTVNDIRNTDLEMQEDAAKSYEKIFTNAAIATTGNEAKIKKDKDAFDEILNYKLK is encoded by the coding sequence ATGAAGAAAAAAATAATTGCAACTCTTATTTCACTTAGTCTGGTTGTTGGATGCGGCACAGCAGCACCATCAAAGGATTTGTCTGATAAAAAAGACTCGGCCGTAAAGGATGCTGTGGAAAGCACTGAAAATTCAGAGGATGATTCAGCAGGGACCGACGAATCAGTAGAAGCCGGTGATTTAGAAGAAGCTGAAGATTCTGTTAAAACTGATGATTCAGAAGAAAACAACGATTCTGCAGAAGCCGATGACGCTGATGATAAAATTGACAGTGAAATGGTAGTAGGTGAGACATATCATGGGTTTAAACTAAATGATATGTACAGTAGCCGGTTTTTAAGCTCAGATATCTATACTTTCAAGCATGAAAAGAGCGGAGCAGATCTGGTTTATACAAAGAACTCCGATCCGGAAGTGTCATTCTGCATTGCTTACAGGACTCCTTATATAGATGAAACTGATACAAACCATGTCTTTGAGCATGCTATTCTTTCATCTTCTGCCAAGTATCCTTCTAAGAATCTTTTCTTTGATATTATAAATAAATCCTATAATACCTACGTTAATGCTCATACTGATTTACTTACTACATACTATCCTGTTTCATCGATGAGTCAGGATCAGTTGATGACCATGATGGATGCATATATGAGTTGCATGGTTGAACCTGATATTTTGAAGGATGAAAAGATATTCGACAGAGAAGCTATAAGGCTTGAGTTGGCCGATCCGGAAGGCGATATTACAATAAATGGAACTGTTTATGCAGAAGACTATGGCTTTCTTACTAATAAAAATAACTGTTCAATAAATGTATTACTTGACAATCTGTTTCCAAATCAGATTGCATCAAATATGATTGGAATGTCTGAATACCACTATGATGACCTGACTTATGAGCATACAATTGAAACCTATGAAAGATGCTATCACTTTGATAATAGTCTCATTTCACTATATGGAAATCTTGATATTGACAGATTTTTGGAGTTCCTTGATGAAGAGTATTTATCAAAATATGAAGTTTATGGAACTGATTTAAGTGAGTACAAGGATCCTCGTACTGAAGACGGGTATGTTGAAAAAGTCGAATATATACCTGCATATGAGGGAGATTCAGTCACTGACAGTGGCAGAATTTTTTATGCAATTGACTTGGAGGACGCTGATCCTGACGATCTTTTGAAGTGGGATTTTTTAACAACTGTTTTATCTAATGATTCATCCTGTATGAATAAAAAACTTCTCGAAGAGGGAATATCTAATCCTGTATCTGTTGGAATAATGACCGATTTACAAAAGCCTGTTCTTATTTTTTCAATGGATTATGCAAATGAAGATCAGATGCAGACGTTAAAAGAAATAGCTAAATATACTATTGATGATGTGGCACAAAACGGGGTTTCCAAGGAAATATTTGAGGCTGATATTAAGTATACTGAACTTAGTACAGTGTTCATAAGAGATGCCTCCAATGTTGGGGTTAATCTTAGCAGAGTGTTTAACGATTACTGGGCGATAACCGGTAAAGTGGATTATTACGAAGAATATGAAAGAATACTGGATGAGCTTATTGCTGATACCGATCAGGAAAACTTTAAGAGGCTCGCGGAGAGTATAAAGAATCCCGCAAGAAGTGTACTGGTAGCTTCTATACCTAAGCCGGGTCTTGCAGAAGAACATGATAATGAGCTGCAGGAATATCTTAAAACTAAAAAGGAAAAAATGACAGAGGAAGAAATCCTTGAGTTGGTAGAGAAAACCAATGAATTTAATGAGTGGAATCAGGAGGAACTTTCGAATAACGATTTTTTGATAGATATCGAGAAATTACCTGAATATAAAACTGCATCATTTGAAAAAAGACAAGAGGATGGTATTACTTATTATCTGGGTGACGTGGATGCAAAAAAAGGTGGGTATTATGAACTCTATTTTGATCTAAGTAAGCTGTCTAAGGAAGAAATACGAACTCTTATGCTTTACATGGATTTTATGTTTGAGGTCGGTACTTCGAAATATAACAAGGATGAACTAGGGCTCCTTGAGAGCGAGTACTTGAATGGCTTTTCGCATGGATTATTTTATCCTACAGATGATTCTGAAGAATATCACAGGCCCATGCTTAAAGTATTGTGGAGAGGACTAAATCAGGATTTTGATAAGGCTCTTGAGCTGGTTACTAATGTTATTATCGAGACAGATCTAAATGATAAGATTAATATTGGCCATGTAATTTCACAAAATCGCGAAAGCTATAATCTGGCAAAAACTGATGCATATTATTATGCATATTATTATGCTATGGCATCAGGAACAACAACTTTATCTGATACACAAAGATTTGATTTAGATATACACGATCCGGAATTTTATAAATATATATCAGAAATCGATGATGGTATTCAAAAAGATGTGTCTACATTAGATAAGCTTGCTGAGGATATTGATACAATAAGGAAAAAGGTATTTACAAAATCAAATCTTATTTTTGTATCTGCAGCTGATAAAACTGAGAATGAAGATGTTGTTAAAAGTGCGGCACAGATTTTAGGAAAACTAAATGAAGGTGAAGATGGTAAGGATGTTTATCAATTGCCTGTATTTGCACTTAAAACCGGAATTATTTTAGAAGAATCTCAAAATTATACAGTATTTGATGCGGATTATAGAAATGATCCGGATTTTAGAGGAGCATATCTTCCGTTTATTTATGCAGCAAGTGACAAATATGTTATTCCCAGGATCAGATTCCAAATGGGAGCTTACTCAGCAGGAAGCAATGCAAATACTCGCTGCTTTGAACTTAATGCCTATACATATTCTGATCCAAATGTAAAAGATTCAATTGAAGTTTTAAAAGGTATACCGGAGTATATAAAGACTGCTGAATTGAATAAAGATGATTACCGAGGGTACATATTAAATGCTTACGGTGAAGAAACAAGGTCGGAAGGTATATGGAATGATGTTATAAGAAGAATACGAAGAGATATTCTTGGGGTTGATGAACAAGGCTATGTGGATACAGTCAATGATATTCGAAATACAGATTTGGAAATGCAGGAGGATGCTGCAAAAAGTTATGAAAAAATATTTACAAATGCAGCGATAGCTACAACAGGTAATGAGGCAAAAATAAAAAAAGATAAGGATGCATTTGACGAAATCCTAAACTATAAACTAAAATAG
- the rimO gene encoding 30S ribosomal protein S12 methylthiotransferase RimO, with protein MKILFVSLGCDKNRVDSEVMLGMLSQRGHEFTDDEEIAEAAVVNTCCFIGDAKEESINTIIELGEYRKSGKYKALIVTGCLAERYREEVLKEIPEVDRIIGTASVEHIVEALDSVLSEKTDNVAADSLSSKTDNASKSKEKAYLDTLDKKPVGNRKRIQTTGGQFNYLKIAEGCNKNCTYCVIPKVRGRYRSVPMEELILEATSLVNMGVTELILVAQETTLYGTDLYGEKKLPELLHKLAQIEDLQWIRIMYCYPEEITDELIDTIKNEPKVCNYLDIPIQSGSDNVLKMMGRRTNRAEITERIKYIRQEIPDICLRTTLIAGFPGETDEDHAQTVSFVKEMKFDRLGCFTYSQEEDTVAGEMDCQIPEEVKISRRDDIMELQQEIAFDAARGRIGNIVSAVIEGKITDDEDEDYDGATYVARTYMDAPDVDGYLFIMNVPYDLMSGRFVSVRITGSNDYDLIGELVEGNEDENEFTK; from the coding sequence ATGAAAATTTTGTTTGTATCTCTTGGCTGTGACAAAAATCGTGTCGATTCTGAGGTTATGCTCGGCATGCTGTCACAGCGGGGGCATGAATTTACAGATGATGAGGAAATAGCAGAAGCAGCAGTGGTTAACACATGCTGCTTTATTGGTGATGCAAAAGAAGAAAGCATTAATACTATAATTGAACTTGGGGAATATAGAAAAAGCGGGAAATACAAAGCACTTATTGTTACCGGATGTCTTGCTGAGCGTTACAGAGAGGAAGTTTTAAAAGAAATACCCGAGGTGGACAGGATTATAGGAACTGCTTCTGTTGAGCATATTGTAGAAGCTTTGGACTCGGTTCTTTCAGAAAAAACTGATAATGTAGCGGCAGATTCTTTAAGCAGTAAGACAGATAACGCTTCTAAATCTAAAGAAAAGGCGTACCTCGATACTCTGGATAAAAAGCCTGTTGGCAACAGGAAACGTATACAGACCACCGGAGGACAGTTCAATTATTTAAAAATCGCTGAAGGCTGCAATAAAAACTGTACCTATTGTGTAATTCCAAAGGTAAGAGGTCGTTACAGAAGCGTCCCAATGGAAGAGCTGATTTTGGAAGCGACATCGCTTGTTAACATGGGGGTAACGGAGCTTATACTGGTTGCACAGGAAACAACCTTGTACGGTACTGATCTATATGGTGAAAAAAAACTGCCGGAGCTATTGCATAAACTGGCTCAGATAGAAGACCTTCAATGGATCAGAATCATGTACTGTTATCCTGAGGAGATAACGGATGAGCTTATTGATACTATAAAAAATGAGCCAAAGGTTTGCAATTATCTGGATATACCGATTCAAAGCGGTTCTGATAATGTTCTAAAAATGATGGGAAGACGGACTAACAGGGCTGAGATTACTGAGAGAATAAAGTATATCAGACAGGAAATTCCGGATATTTGCCTGCGAACTACTCTTATAGCAGGATTTCCCGGAGAAACAGATGAGGACCATGCACAAACAGTTTCTTTTGTTAAGGAAATGAAGTTTGACAGACTGGGGTGCTTTACCTACTCTCAGGAAGAGGATACAGTGGCCGGTGAGATGGATTGTCAGATTCCCGAAGAGGTGAAGATAAGCAGAAGAGATGATATAATGGAATTGCAACAGGAAATAGCGTTTGATGCTGCAAGGGGACGAATCGGAAATATAGTCAGTGCTGTAATAGAAGGAAAAATTACAGATGATGAAGATGAAGATTATGACGGCGCAACATATGTTGCAAGAACGTACATGGATGCACCTGATGTAGATGGATATTTGTTTATTATGAATGTTCCATATGATCTTATGAGCGGCCGTTTTGTAAGTGTACGTATTACCGGATCAAATGATTATGACCTAATTGGGGAATTAGTGGAGGGGAATGAAGATGAAAATGAATTTACCAAATAA
- a CDS encoding DEAD/DEAH box helicase → MSNILEEIKKNIEGISEAVTGNREEQRVRYDEAKGIDERVLRAITEMGFEYMSPIQKAAIPVMMKGVDIIGQAQTGTGKTAAFGIPLLQKVDPTNKHLQAVVLCPTRELAMQAADDLRSFGKYMHGIKVLPVYGGQDISRQIRALSSGVQIVVGTPGRVMDHMRRHTMKMADVRVLVLDEADEMLDMGFRDDIETILEGMPEERQTALFSATMPEPILQITRKYQHDAEYIKMTPKEITVKSIEQYYYVVPSNYKEEVLTRLIEYHQPVRSLVFCNTKRKVDELTGILKNKGYRAEGLHGDLSQFQRDTVMNLFRFGQADFLIATDVAARGIDVSGVTAVFNYDIPEDIEYYVHRIGRTGRAGKSGQSFSLVSPREMYKLRDIERICHTKIEEGDVPSAKEITRAKARKLFTEVIDLIEAGEITDCLEFLNDKVAEDEYSIEQLAAGLMRLKMGKAPEELDLKPRKRDLYRGQKNRDRRDGKGGRFERDGHGRRDGQGRGDGKGRRDGKGSGYGRNRDGKYNKDRGMRDASAMHKKASADKFRRNARPRTEKLGVRKEK, encoded by the coding sequence ATGTCTAATATACTGGAAGAAATTAAGAAGAATATTGAAGGAATATCTGAAGCTGTAACCGGCAACAGGGAAGAGCAGAGAGTAAGATATGATGAAGCAAAAGGAATTGATGAAAGAGTGCTTCGTGCTATTACAGAGATGGGATTTGAGTATATGTCTCCAATCCAGAAAGCTGCTATTCCGGTAATGATGAAAGGTGTAGATATAATTGGACAGGCTCAGACCGGAACCGGAAAAACCGCAGCGTTTGGAATCCCGCTTCTTCAAAAGGTTGATCCCACTAATAAACATTTACAGGCGGTTGTTTTATGCCCTACAAGAGAGCTTGCCATGCAGGCTGCTGATGATCTTAGAAGTTTTGGTAAATATATGCATGGAATAAAAGTACTTCCCGTATACGGAGGACAGGATATTTCAAGGCAGATACGTGCGCTCTCTTCAGGTGTTCAGATTGTTGTAGGAACACCCGGACGTGTAATGGATCACATGAGAAGACATACGATGAAAATGGCGGATGTACGTGTTCTTGTTTTGGATGAAGCAGATGAAATGCTTGATATGGGATTTAGAGATGATATAGAAACAATTCTTGAGGGAATGCCTGAAGAAAGACAGACAGCTCTTTTCTCAGCTACCATGCCTGAGCCTATTTTGCAGATTACAAGAAAATATCAGCATGATGCAGAATATATAAAGATGACGCCCAAGGAGATTACTGTTAAATCAATTGAACAGTATTATTATGTAGTGCCTTCAAACTATAAGGAGGAGGTACTTACAAGACTTATTGAATATCATCAACCGGTAAGGAGCCTGGTATTTTGTAATACTAAACGAAAGGTTGATGAACTTACAGGAATACTTAAGAACAAAGGCTACAGAGCAGAAGGACTTCACGGAGATCTTTCACAGTTCCAGAGAGATACCGTTATGAATCTTTTTCGCTTTGGCCAGGCGGATTTTCTTATTGCGACGGATGTTGCAGCAAGAGGAATTGATGTAAGCGGTGTTACTGCTGTTTTTAATTATGATATTCCTGAAGATATTGAATATTATGTTCATAGAATAGGACGTACAGGACGTGCAGGTAAGAGCGGACAGTCGTTCTCACTTGTATCTCCCAGAGAAATGTATAAGCTCAGAGATATTGAACGCATCTGCCATACAAAAATAGAAGAGGGCGATGTGCCTTCAGCGAAGGAAATAACCAGAGCAAAAGCCAGAAAGCTTTTTACTGAGGTCATTGATCTTATTGAGGCAGGTGAAATTACAGACTGTCTTGAGTTTTTAAATGACAAGGTGGCAGAGGATGAGTATTCCATTGAACAGCTTGCAGCAGGTCTTATGCGACTTAAGATGGGCAAAGCTCCTGAAGAACTTGATTTGAAGCCAAGAAAGCGAGATCTTTACAGAGGACAGAAAAATAGAGACAGACGAGATGGTAAAGGTGGCAGATTCGAAAGAGACGGACATGGCAGAAGAGACGGTCAGGGAAGAGGCGATGGAAAAGGCAGAAGAGATGGAAAGGGTTCAGGATACGGAAGAAATCGTGATGGCAAGTACAACAAGGATCGCGGTATGAGAGATGCTTCAGCTATGCATAAGAAAGCATCAGCCGATAAGTTCAGAAGAAATGCCAGACCAAGAACAGAGAAGCTTGGTGTAAGAAAAGAAAAGTAA
- a CDS encoding YicC/YloC family endoribonuclease produces MVCSMTGYGRCETADEKHKFTVEMKSVNNRYLDINIKMPKKFNALESKIRNELKNYVKRGKVDVFITYEDFSETDTRVRYNKEIAAEYLSYLKQMSADFGIDNDIRVSALSKYPDVFSMEDAELDEDEMWGTLKKAIDKAGEEFAAARQKEGEFLHKDLDEKLAGMLESVDFIAERSPVIIEEYRNRLRDKVKELLEDKSVDENRLIMEVTLYADKVCVDEELVRLRSHIKAMRDALNKGDDKEGIGRKLDFLAQEMNRESNTILSKSTDLEISDKGISLKTDVEKVREQIQNIE; encoded by the coding sequence ATGGTCTGCAGTATGACGGGTTATGGCAGATGTGAAACTGCCGATGAGAAACATAAGTTTACGGTTGAAATGAAATCCGTTAATAACCGCTATCTTGATATAAATATCAAGATGCCAAAAAAGTTCAATGCTCTTGAATCCAAAATAAGAAATGAACTTAAGAATTACGTAAAAAGAGGAAAAGTCGATGTTTTTATAACATATGAAGATTTTTCCGAGACTGATACGAGGGTTAGATACAATAAAGAGATAGCTGCCGAGTATCTTTCTTATTTAAAACAGATGTCTGCAGATTTTGGAATTGATAATGATATCCGTGTTTCTGCTCTTTCAAAATATCCGGATGTATTCAGTATGGAAGATGCAGAACTGGATGAGGATGAGATGTGGGGCACTCTGAAAAAGGCAATAGACAAAGCGGGTGAGGAATTTGCTGCTGCCAGACAGAAAGAAGGAGAATTCCTGCATAAGGACCTGGATGAAAAGCTTGCCGGAATGCTTGAAAGTGTAGACTTTATCGCTGAAAGATCGCCGGTTATTATCGAAGAATACAGAAACAGACTTCGTGATAAGGTAAAAGAGCTTCTCGAGGATAAATCTGTTGATGAAAACAGACTTATTATGGAGGTTACTCTTTATGCTGATAAAGTTTGTGTAGATGAAGAGCTTGTAAGACTGAGAAGTCATATTAAAGCTATGAGGGATGCTCTAAATAAGGGCGATGATAAGGAAGGAATTGGTAGAAAACTTGACTTCCTTGCACAGGAGATGAACAGAGAATCTAATACTATCTTGTCAAAATCTACGGATCTTGAGATATCGGATAAGGGTATAAGTCTGAAGACCGATGTTGAGAAGGTTCGTGAGCAGATTCAAAATATAGAGTAA
- the pgsA gene encoding CDP-diacylglycerol--glycerol-3-phosphate 3-phosphatidyltransferase, with protein sequence MNLPNKLTVFRVILIPFFVLFLLANIFGEADKWIALVIFVIASLTDLLDGKIARKYNLVTDFGKFMDPLADKLLVCSAMICLIELGRIPSWIVVIIIAREFIISGFRLIAVENGRVIAASYWGKFKTTFQMFMVILMIVNIPQLQIVTTIIMYIALALTIISLCDYIIKNKDVMSGDM encoded by the coding sequence ATGAATTTACCAAATAAACTTACTGTTTTTAGAGTTATTTTAATTCCGTTTTTTGTACTTTTTTTATTAGCAAATATATTCGGAGAAGCTGATAAATGGATTGCATTGGTGATTTTTGTAATTGCATCTCTTACAGATCTTTTGGATGGAAAAATTGCCCGGAAATATAACCTGGTAACTGATTTTGGAAAATTCATGGATCCTCTAGCTGATAAACTTCTTGTTTGCAGCGCTATGATCTGTCTTATTGAACTGGGGAGAATTCCTTCCTGGATAGTTGTTATAATAATAGCCAGAGAATTTATCATAAGTGGTTTCAGACTTATAGCAGTTGAGAACGGAAGAGTAATTGCTGCAAGCTATTGGGGAAAATTTAAAACTACTTTCCAGATGTTTATGGTAATTTTGATGATAGTTAATATACCTCAGCTTCAAATTGTTACTACTATCATTATGTATATTGCGCTTGCTCTTACCATAATTTCACTTTGTGACTATATTATAAAAAATAAAGATGTTATGAGCGGCGATATGTAA
- the gmk gene encoding guanylate kinase: protein MNNKGIIVVVSGFSGAGKGTIMKELIKRYDNYELSISATTRNPRPGEENGREYFFVSKEEFEKLIEEDGLIEHANYVGNYYGTPKKFVQEKLDNGKDVILEIEIQGALQIKKKYPQALLLFVMPPSVEELEKRLRGRGTETEDVIHGRLLRAKEEGQGIDEYDNIVINDNLDTCVKEMHEIIQAAHYTPDRNKEFIQGIQKQLSELK, encoded by the coding sequence ATGAATAACAAAGGAATAATAGTTGTAGTTTCAGGCTTTTCCGGTGCAGGAAAAGGAACAATAATGAAGGAGCTGATCAAAAGATACGATAATTATGAATTATCAATTTCAGCTACAACAAGAAATCCCAGACCCGGAGAAGAAAACGGCAGAGAATACTTTTTTGTAAGCAAGGAAGAATTTGAAAAGCTTATAGAAGAGGACGGCCTTATCGAGCATGCTAATTATGTGGGGAATTATTACGGTACTCCCAAAAAATTTGTTCAGGAAAAGCTTGACAACGGCAAAGATGTAATCCTTGAAATTGAGATACAGGGTGCACTTCAGATTAAGAAAAAATATCCTCAGGCACTTCTGCTGTTTGTAATGCCACCATCTGTGGAAGAACTTGAAAAAAGACTCCGTGGAAGAGGGACTGAAACGGAGGATGTTATTCACGGAAGACTTCTTCGTGCAAAAGAAGAGGGACAGGGTATTGACGAGTATGATAATATAGTAATCAATGACAACCTTGATACTTGTGTTAAAGAAATGCATGAGATAATTCAAGCTGCTCATTATACTCCTGATAGAAATAAAGAATTTATTCAGGGAATTCAGAAGCAGCTGTCAGAACTTAAATAA
- the rpoZ gene encoding DNA-directed RNA polymerase subunit omega — MIHPSYVDLMKVVNKDVEEGNEPIISSRYSIVMATAKRARQLIAGDEPMVRVKDKEKFLSIAVDELNEDKLRILSDEEKESLIETDSEMNIEE; from the coding sequence ATGATACATCCATCATATGTTGATCTTATGAAGGTAGTTAATAAGGACGTAGAGGAAGGTAATGAGCCTATTATCAGCTCAAGATATTCCATCGTTATGGCAACAGCTAAGAGAGCAAGACAGCTTATAGCCGGCGACGAGCCAATGGTAAGAGTTAAAGATAAGGAAAAGTTTCTTTCTATAGCTGTAGACGAACTCAATGAAGATAAACTTAGAATTCTTTCAGATGAAGAGAAGGAATCTCTCATTGAAACAGATTCAGAAATGAATATTGAGGAATAA